The Pseudomonas sp. SCA2728.1_7 DNA segment GCGTCGACTCGCCGGCCCCGGCGCCGGTGAAAAAACACTGGTGGCCGCTGGCGTTGTCCGGTGTCGGCGCGCTCGCCGCTGAAGTCATTCATTTCACCAATGCGGCACCCACCTGGGTGGTGGCGATCATCGCGCTGGTGTCGATTCTCAGCGGTGGCCTGACCACTTACAAAAAGGGCTGGATCGCCCTGAAGAACCGCAACCTCAACATCAACGCGCTGATGAGCATCGCCGTCACCGGTGCCATCCTCATCGGCCAGTGGCCGGAAGCGGCGATGGTGATGTTCCTGTTCACCGTTGCTGAGCTGATCGAAGCGCGCTCGCTGGACCGTGCGCGCAACGCGATCAGCGGTCTGATGCAGATGACGCCGGAACGAGCCACGGTGTTGCAGGCTGACGGCAGCTGGATTGAGCAGGACGTGAAAAGTGTCGAACTCGGCGCCCGCGTGCGAGTGAAGCCCGGCGAGCGCATTGCGCTGGACGGCGAAGTGGTCAGCGGCAACTCGACCATTGATCAAGCGCCGATCACCGGAGAGAGCTTGCCTGTGGAGAAAACCGTCGGCGACAAAGTCTTCGCCGGTACCATCAATCAGGCCGGTTCGCTGGAATACGCGGTCAGCGCAGCAGCGAACAACTCGACGCTGGCGCGCATCATCCATGCCGTCGAACAGGCCCAAGGCGCGCGTGCGCCGACCCAGCGCTTCGTCGATCAGTTCTCGAAAATCTACACGCCCGTAGTGTTCGTGTTTGCCTTGGCCGTGGCGATCATTCCGCCGCTGTTCATGGGCGCCGTGTGGTTCGACTGGATCTACCGCGCGCTGGTGCTGTTGGTGGTCGCGTGCCCGTGTGCACTGGTGATTTCGACGCCGGTAACCATCGTCAGCGGCCTCGCCGCCGCGGCGCGCAAAGGCATTCTGGTCAAGGGCGGCGTGTACCTGGAGGGCGGTTTCAAGCTCGATTATCTGGCGCTGGATAAAACCGGCACGATCACCCACGGCAAACCGGTGCAGACCGATTACCTGTCTCTCGACGTGACGGCCGACGCCACGGCACCGGCAATCGCTGCGGCGTTGGCCGGTCGCTCGGATCACCCGGTGTCGCTAGCCATCGCCAACGCCGCTGTGGATAAAAACTTCCAAGCGCTGATTGTGGATAACTTCGAAGCGTTGGGCGGGCGTGGCGTCAAAGGCGAAATCAACGGCCAGACTTACCACTTGGGCAACCATCGTCTGGTCGAAGAACTCGGTTTGTGCTCGCCAGCACTGGAAGAAAAACTCTTCGCGCTGGAAAAACAAGGTAAGTCCGTAGTGCTGCTGCTCGACAGCTCCGGCCCGCTGGCGCTGTTCGCCGTGGCTGACACGGTCAAGGAAACCAGCCGCGAAGCGATCCGCCAGTTGCATGAACTCGGGGTGAAAACCCTGATGCTCACCGGCGACAACGTTCACACCGCCCAAGCGATTGCCGCGCAGGTTGGCATCGACGAGGCCCGTGGCGACTTGCTGCCGACCGACAAACTGCAAGCCATTGAAGATCTGTACAAGCAGGGCCATCGCGTCGGCATGGTCGGCGACGGCATTAACGACGCGCCGGCACTGGCTCGCGCCGAGATCGGTTTCGCCATGGCCGCTGCCGGCACCGATACGGCGATCGAAACCGCCGATGTCGCCCTGATGGACGATGATCTGCGCAAGATCCCGGCGTTCATCAGCCTGTCGCGCAACACCGCCAGCATCCTGAAACAGAACATCGCGCTGGCCCTGGTGATCAAGGCTATCTTTCTTGCGGTAACCTTCGCCGGGCTCGCCACCATGTGGATGGCGGTGTTCGCCGACATGGGCGTGAGCCTGCTGGTGGTGTTCAACGGTTTGCGCCTGCTGCGCAAATAAATGAGGAAAGGTTGTGCTGAGTGCCGAGCTGAAAGCGTTTTACATGGTCGCCCGCCTGGGCAGCATCACGCTGGCGGCGAAAAAACTCGGCCTCAGCCAACCGACCGTGACCACGCAGATCCGCAATCTGGAAAGTCAGTATTCGGTGGAGCTGTTTTATCGCGGCGGTCGACGCCTCAGTGTCAGCGACGAAGGCGCGCGGCTGCTGCCGATGGTCAAGACCCTGTTGCAGCAGGAAGCCGACATTGAGTTTTTCCTGCGCAACAGCGGTCAGGTGCAGGGCACATTGCGCATCGCAGCGACCGCGCCGTATTACATCCTCGATCTGGTGAAAACCTTTCGCGAGCGTCTGCCGCAAGTGGAAGTGTCGGTGGAAATCGGCAACTCGCAGCAGGTGCTCGAAGCGCTGGAAGATTACCGGGTGGACATCGCCGCGTCGTCGCAATTACTCGATGACGCGCGATTGATCCGCCGGGTGCTCGGCACTGATCCGCTGGTGCTGGCGGTGCATCGCAATCATCCGTTGGCGGCGCAGGAGCATGTCGCTTTGAGCGCGCTGGCCGGGCATACGTTGTTGATGCGCGAGTCGGGTTCGACCACGCGGCGGTTGACTGAAGAGTTGCTGGCCAATGCTGGGGTGAGTTTCGGGCCGTTGCTGGAGATTGGCAGTCGTGAGTCGATTCGTGAGGCGGTGTTGCGCAATATTGGCATCAGCATCATTGCGCGGCAGGAAGTGCCGCATGATCCGCAGTTGCGCGTGCTGACGATCGAGAATGCGCCGCAGATTCCGGAGTATCTGTATTGCCTGAAAGAGCGCAAAGGCGCGCGGTTGCCGGCGGCGTTTCTCGGTTTGGCCCAGGAAATGTCCCCGGCCTGAGATCTTCAGTATGCGAGCTGGCCTCTTCGCGAGCAGGCTCGCTCCCACATTGGATCTGCGCTGCGAACACTATCCCCTGTGGGAGCGAGCCTGCTCGCGAAGGCGCCAGATCAGTCACCCCATCACTTGAACCAAAATCCCCGAATACCACTATCAGCAGTTTTTGCCTCGTTGCCACATGACGGACGCATTACAACTCTAGGATTGGCCCCATCTGCTTGATGAGGTCTGTCCATGAATCCTGCCATCGCAACTGCCCTGACCAACCCCGGTGCGCCGATGAAAGTGCGCGGCGTGCAGAAACGCTTCGGCGCGTTCACCGCACTGGATAACGTTTCTCTCGACGTCGCCGCTGGTGAACTGGTGTGCCTGCTCGGCCCCTCGGGCTGCGGCAAGACCACGTTGCTGCGTTGCATCGCCGGTCTGGAGAAGCAGGACAGCGGCGAGCTGTACCTCGGCGATCGCGATGTCTCACACCTCGCCCCGCAAGCCCGCGACTACGGCATTCTGTTCCAGTCTTACGCGCTGTTCCCCAATCTGACGGTCGAAGCGAACATTGCCTACGGCCTCGCCGGCAGCGGCCGCGACGAAGTGCGCCACCGTGTCGGACAGATGCTGGAACTGGTCGGCCTCACCGGCAGCGAGAAAAAGTACCCGGGCCAATTGTCCGGCGGCCAGCAACAGCGTGTCGCGCTGGCCCGTGCTTTGGCGCCGGCACCATCGCTGTTGTTGCTCGACGAACCGATGTCGGCCCTCGACGCCCGCGTCCGCGAGCATCTGTGCACCGAGCTGCGCCAACTGCAACGCAACCTCGGCATCACCACGCTGATGGTCACGCACAATCAGGACGAAGCCATGTTGATGGCCGACCGCATCGCGGTGATGAACAACGGCCGCGTCGAGCAGTACGCCACGCCGCAGGAAATCTACAACCGCCCGGCCACACCGTTCGTGGCCGAGTTTGTCGGTCAGGGCAACTGGTTGCCGTTCCAACGCAGCAGCGACACTCACGCGCAGGTCGGCGGGATGAACCTGCGCCTCAGCGATGGCAGCATTCAGCGCGCCTCGGGCCGTTTGTTTTGCCGCCCGGAAGCGATCAACGTCAATCCACCGGTGCACGAAGAAAACCTGTTCCCGGCCAAAGTCCGCGAGATCACCTTTCTCGGCAATCGCTGCCGCATGAGTTTCGAACTCGATCAACTGCCGGGCCACGCACTGCTCGCTGAACTCGCCCCGGAAGCCATGCCGCGCCTCGGCGCCCAGCAGATCATGGTCGCCTTGCCGCCGCGCAGCCTGCAGGTGTTTGCCTGATGAACAGCAACCTCGCGCTGCCGCTACCGCACAAGCAGGTGCGACAGTCTTCGAAAGCCGAGATCGGCGACCGCATTTTTGTCGTTGGCGGCAAAGTCCTCTTGCTGCTGTTGCTCGGCGTCGCGGTGTTGCTGCCGTTGTTGGCGATCTTCTGGCGCGGTTTCAGCAGTGAGGCCGGGCAGGGCGGTGGCTGGGTCGCGGCGAAGGAACTGGTGACCAGCGAGAATTTCCACTGGCTGCTCGGCAACAGCCTGAAAGTTTCCCTCAGCGTCGCGGCCATCGTCGTACCGCTGGCCTACCTGTTTGCCTACGCGCTGCAACGCACGCTGATTCCGGCGAAAGGCATCTGGCGCGGAATTTCTCTGTTGCCGCTGATGGCGCCGTCGATGCTGCCGGGGATTGCGTTGGTCTATCTGTTCGGCAATCAGGGCATGTTGCGCGGGCTGCTCTCGGACAACATCTACGGGTTCTGGGGGATTGTGCTGGGCGAGGTGATCTACACCTTCCCGCATGCGCTGATGATTTTGCTCTCGGCGTTGTCGCTGGCTGATGCGCGATTGTTCGACGCTGCGTCGAGCATGGGCGCGAGTCCGGCCAAGGCGTTTCGCAGCATCACCTGGCCGGCGACGCGTCAGGCTGTGTTCGCCGCGTTCTGTCTGGTGTTCACCCTGACCATCACCGATTTCGGTGTGCCAGTGGTGGTTGGTGGCGACTACCAAGTGCTGGCGCTGGAGGCCTACAAAGCCGTGGTCGGTCAGCAACAATTCGGTCGCGGCGCGTTGATCGGCATGGTGCTGTTGCTGCCGGCGCTGTTCAGCTTCGGCGTCGATGCCTGGCTGCGTCGGCGTCACGGCGACTCCATGAGCGGGCGTGCTCAAGTGTTCAAACCGGCGCCGTCGACACTGCGCGATGGCTGCTATCTGGCGATTGTCTTGTTGATCAGCGCGGCGTTGATTCTGGTGTTCGGCATGGCGGTGTTCTCGTCGCTGGTGAAGTTCTGGCCGTACAACCTGTCGCTGTCGCTCAATCACTATCAGTTCAACGAAACCGCCGGCGGTGGCTGGCTGGCCTACAGCAACAGTTTGAAAATGGCCTTGGGCACGGCGCTGATCGGCAGTGTGCTGATTTTCACCGGCGCTTATCTCATGGAGAAAACCCGCGATCAGCGCGGCCTCAACCTGGCGTTGCGCATGCTCAGTTTTGTGCCGATGGCGGTGCCGGGGCTGGTGCTTGGTCTGGGTTACGTCTTCTTCTTCAACCTCACGGGTAACCCGCTGCATGTGCTCTACGGAACGATGACGCTGTTGATCGTCTGCACCATCGCGCACTACCTGACCACCGCACAAATGACCGCGACCACCGCGTTGCGCCAGCTCGACGCCGAGTTCGAAGCCGCCGCGCTGTCGCTCAAAGCGCCGCTGTACCGGCATTACCTGCGCGTCACCGTGCCGATCTGCCTGCCGGCGCTGCTCGACATCGTGCGCTACCTGTTTGTCTCGGCGATGACCACGGTGTCGGCGGCGATCTTCCTCTACAGCCCCGACACCATCCTTGCGGCGGTCGCGGTGCTGAACATGGATGACGCCGGCAACGTCGGCGGCGCGGCGGCGATGTCGACCCTGATTCTGTTCACTTCGGCGGGCGTGTCCTTGCTGCTGGCGTGGGCTTCGCGCGGCTTGCTGCGCCGTTCTCAAGCCTGGCGGCAAACCGCGCCCGGTCACTGATTCCAACCCCGTTCAACTCATTACAGGAAAACGATCATGTTCAAGCCTATGGCCCTGGCCGCTGCTGTGCTCGCTACTTTCAGCCTGAATGCCTTTGCGGCAAAAACCGAGTTGACGGTGTACACCGCCCTCGAAGCCGAGCAACTGAAGTCCTACAAAGAAGCCTTCGAAAAGGCCAACCCGGACGTCGAGATCAAATGGGTGCGTGATTCCACCGGGATCATCACCGCCAAACTGCTCGCCGAAAAGGCCCGTCCGCAGGCTGACGCGGTGTGGGGTCTGGCGGCTTCGAGCCTGGCGATCCTCGATCAGCAAGGCATGCTGCAAAGCTACGCGCCGAAGGACCTCGGCAAGATTGGCGCGAACTACCGCGACGCCGCCAACCCGCCAGCCTGGGTCGGCATGGATGTGTGGGCCGCGACCATTTGCTTCAACACCGTCGAAGCCGAGAAGCAGGGTTTGAGCAAACCGGTGAGCTGGCAGGATCTGACCAAGCCTGAGTACAAGGGCAAGATCGTCATGCCGAATCCGGCGTCGTCCGGCACCGGTTTCCTCGACGTCAGCGCCTGGCTGCAAACCTTTGGCGAGAAGCAGGGCTGGGCCTACATGGACGGTCTGCACCAGAACATCGGCCAGTACGTTCACTCCGGTTCCAAGCCTTGCAAGTTAGCAGCGGCGGGCGAGTTCCCGATCGGGATTTCCTTTGAATACCCGGCGGTACAGCTGAAGCGTCAGGGCGCGCCGCTGGACATCATCTTGCCGAAGGAAGGCCTGGGCTGGGAGATCGAAGCGACTGCCGTGATCAAAGGCACGCCGCATGAAGAGGCGGCGAAGAAACTGGCTGACTTCTCTGCCAGCGCTGAGGCGATGGATTTGTACAAGGAGAACTTCGCTGTTCTTGCGCAGCCGGGGATCGCCAAGCCGCAGACCGAATTGCCGGCGGATTACGAGCAGCGTTTGATCAAGAACGACTTCGCCTGGGCCTCGAAGAATCGCGACGAGATCCTGACCGAGTGGCGCAAGCGTTATGACGGCAAGTCCGAGAAAGTGGCTGCCAAGTAAATCTTCGCAAGCTGACAGGGCCTCATCGCGAGCAGGCTCACTCCTACAGGGGAACGCATTCCAACTGTAGGAGCGAGCCTGCTCGCGATTGCGGTCTTTCATTCAGGACATCATCCAGATGACACAACACCAAGACCTGCTCATCGTCGGCGCTGGCATCCTCGGCCTGTCCCACGCCTACGCCGCTGCCAAACGCGGCCTCAAGGTCGCCGTCTTCGAACGCACCGCCACGCCGCTGGGCGCCTCGGTGCGCAACTTCGGCCAGGCCCTGGTCACCGGCCAACCGCCGGGCCCAATGCTCGAACTGGCCAAGGCCAGCCGCGAAATATGGGGCGACTGGGCGCAACTCGCCGGGCTGCAAATCAAACGCAACGGCTCCTACTTGTTTGCCCGCACCGAAGCCGAAGAACACCTGCTCGAGACCTTCTGCAACGGTCGCGCCGTGGAACACGGTTACAATATTCAATTGCTGCGCGGCGCCGCGCTGCGCGACCTCTACAACGGCCAGTTCAGTCACCACCGCGCCGCCCTCCACGGTATCGACGATCAACAGCTGTACTCGCGTGAAGCAATCCCAGCGCTGATCGATTACCTGCGCCGCGACCTCGGCGTCGAGTTCCACTTCTCGACGCTGGTGCGCGACGTCGAACCCGGACGTCTGCACAGCACCGTCGGCAGCTTCACGGCGAAGCAGATCATCGTCTGCTCCGGCCACGATTATCAGACCTTGCTCGCCGAGCCGATCGCCGCCCTCGATCCGCAAATCTGCCGCCTGCAAATGCTCCGCGCCAAACCTGCGACCGAGCTGAATCTGCAACACGCCTTGCTCACCGGCCTGAGCTGCGTGCACTACGGCGCCTTCGCCGATCTGCCGGAAGCGGCGGCGGTGCAGGCGCAAATCATCCGTGAGCAACCGCACCTGCACGACAACGGTATCCACCTGCTGATCAGCCCCACGCCGTACGGCGAATTGATCATCGGCGACTCGCACCATTACGGCAGCGACCCTTCACCGTTCAACGCTGAGCAAGTGGATAACTGGATGCTCGAACTGGCCGAGCAGACGCTGGGCTGCAAGGTGCAAGTGGTCGAGCGCTGGCAGGGCGTCTATGGTTCCCGGGGGCCGGGGCCGTTTTCGTTCTTGCGCCCGGCACCCGGGTTGAGTGTGGCGCTGATGCACACCGGCGTCGGCATGAGCGTCGGCCCGGCCATGGCCGAGCGCAACATTGCGCAGTTGCTGGAGGACATTTGATGACGGGTCACGAGCAAGTCGTCGCACGGGTATTCGGACTGTACGAGCGCTTTGGCACCAGCGATTACATCGGCGAGCCGGTGTCGCAGATCGAGCACATGTCCCAGGCTGCTGAACTGGCTATCGCCGAGGGCTTTGATGATGAAGTGGTGCTGGCGGCGTTCTTTCATGACATCGGTCATCTGTGTGCCGAGGGCGCTGAGAACATGGGCGGCTTTGGCGTGGTCAGTCATGAACGGCTGGGTGCGGACTATTTGCGTGAGGCCGGTTTCAGCGAACGTATGGCGAGGCTGGTGGAATATCACGTGCAGGCCAAGCGGTATCTGACGTTGCGTGAGCCGGGGTATTTTGATCGGCTGAGTGAGGCGAGTCGGCGGACGCTGGGGTATCAGGGTGGGGTGATGAGCGAGGCGGAGGCGAATGTGTTTGAGCGCGATCCGTTGTGTGCGGTCAGCTTGCGGATGCGGCAGTGGGATGAGTTGGCCAAGGAGAGGGCGGTGCCGGTGATGGATCTGGCGGTGCTCAAGCGCAAGGCTGAGGTTTTGTTGTTGGCTGAGTGATTGTCGCCCTCACCCCAGCCCTCTCCCGGAGGGAGAGGGAGCTGACCGTGTTGTTTTGGGGCCATACATCGACCTGAGATATCCAGTCGAACTCAGGTTTGAAAAGCCTGGAGATCTGCTCCCTTCCCCCTCTACCCCTTGGGGGCGGTCCGACGTTTCGGGAGGGCTGGGGTGAGGGGGTAGCGATCTAAAGCTCAAGCACCCGATCAACCAACGCCTCAATCTGCTCCTGCCTTTCCCCCTGATTCAACTTTGCATGGGGATTCAACGACGACCACTGCGGATGCGCCCGCGCCTTGTTCAGCGCTTCCGGCAACTTGCCCTCACGCCAGGTCTTGTCTTGGGGCGTGGCCACCTGAACCGCATCCATCGCCGCATGCCCGCGCTGATCCAGCGCCAACACCAACTGCCGCTGACGCAACGCCAACAGCCGCAGCACTCCGTCATCCACCGTCAACTCGCGCTGCCCTTTGATCTTGCCCAGCAAGCGACTGCCATAACTGCGCGCCGTCTGCAGCGCCCCCCCGGCAATCGCCCCCGCCAATGCCGCCGCGCCGAGGGTAATCCCGCCAACCAGCAGATCCACACCAGCCCCCGCCGCCGCACCGGCAGCAATACCGCCGCCCACGCGCACACCGAGTTGCTTGAGGGTTTCCGGGTTGAACAGGTCATCACCCCAACGCCCATCGAGCAATGGCAAATCACTCGCCGCCGCATCCTGCGGGCGAAACGCATACAGCTTGAGCAGCGCCTCAACACACTTCTGCTCACGCTGGCGCACAGCCTTGCGCAGTTCACTGATCGCTTGCTGTTCCTGCGCAGCTTCGCTGACCACACTGCGCCGACAAGCCGCGCAGTCGATCAGCAATTCAGCAATCAACCGCGCCGCACTTTGCTGGCGGGCGAGGCGCTGGGCCTGTTGATCAGCAATCAATCGTTCCAATTGCGGACGAGCATTTTCCAGCAGTAGCGCAAGGCTTTCATACAGCCGGCGCTCGCCATCCTCGGGCGGCGCGACGCTGTCGAAACGCACCAGCGCATGCAGCCCGAGCCGTGCCAGTGCCTCGCGCCAATCCGGCTCACGATGATTGGCACTGCTGACGAAATTCAGCACCGGCAGCAGCGGTTTGCCGCAACTGGCCAACACTTCGAGCTCATCGCGGTACTTGGCCAGCACCGGTTCGCGCGCATCGATCACATACAAACCGGCGTCCGAGGCGAGCAGTTGTCGCAGCACTTTGGCTTCCTGCTCAAAGCGCTGGCGCGCCTCGCTGCCGTCGAGAAACCGCGCTAGTCGCGCCGGGCCGTCGAGGCGTTCACCGGGGCGTTCCAGGCGTTCGAGAAAATCCAGCAGGGCGATGGCGTCTTCCAGGCCGGGCGTGTCGTAGAGGTCGAGCAACGGTTCGCCGTCCACCGACAACCGCGCGCCCTCGACATGCCGGGTAGTGCTCGGGCGATGGGACACTTCGCCAAAACCCACGTCGCGGGTCAGCGTGCGCAGCAGTGAGGTCTTGCCGACGTTGGTGTGGCCGACCACCGCGAGTTTCAGCGGCGCTTTCCTGGCATCAGTCATGACCCGTCTCCAACCAGTTCAACGGCGCGCAATCGGCAAACTTCAGATCAAGCTGTTGCAGCGCCACGTGCCAGTCGCCGAGACGCTCGGCATCCAGCGCTTCGCCGGGCGGCGCTTGCAGCAACCACACGCGGGTTTCGCCAGCGCTGCGCGCCAGTTCGGCGATCAAGGCGAGGCTGCCGCGATCCGGCGAGCGTCGCGGGTCGCAGGCAATGGCCAGACGTGCCGGTGGAAAACGGCTGAGTTGTTCGAGGAGTTTGTGCCGCGATTCGCGGCTGTCGAGGATGCCGGCGTTGCTGACGGTTTTCGGCAGCGCGGGCGGCCATGGGCGCTGCTCATCGAGTTCAATCGCGACCAACAACGCGCCTTCGCTAACCAGTTCGCCAACGCCGCTTTCGACACGGTGCAGTTGCGCCGGCTCAGGATCGTTGACGCCAAGGCGTTCGCTGGTCGGCATCAAGCGTTCGCGCAGTTGCGCGTAGCCGGGCAGGTTCAGCTCCAGACGCAATCGATCACGTCCATGCTTCCAGCGCCAACGGCAGAACAGCATCAGCAGCAGGCGGGGTAGCACGCCGTAGATCAGCACCGCGCCGACCAGCCATATCGCCCACATCTGGCGAACCAGAACGCGGTTGTAATCGGTATCCAGTGTCACGCGGATCATGTCCACGCTCGGCGCACTCCAGCCCAGCGCATGGGGAACGACCGTCAACGCATCAGTCAGTGCCGCGAAGAAGTCAGCGCCCAGCAGCGTGCTTTCCCAGATGAAGTCATATTGCCGAGTGGCCATCATCAATATCAGCATGCTCAGCGCGCTGAACATGATCAGCAGCCACAGGCCATTGACCAGTGAGCCAATCGCCCAGCGATTGAGTTTGTGGCGTTGCAGCAGGACCAGTAATGCGGGGGGTAATTGCGCGGCTTTGGCGTCCCGGGCAAATTTCTCGCTGAGCCACAGCCACAACCTGCCAAGCGCTGCCGCGTGTTCGCCAGCGAATAGCAGGCCGAATGCCCAGCTCAGCAACAGGATCAGATTGACCCCGAGCAAAGTGCCCAGCGCCCAGAAAATGTTCACCGCTCGCGTACCGTCGCCCAGCGCAGAAAATGCCATGCCTGCGCCAGTGACGCAGGCCAGCACCACCATCAATAGCAGTGCCAGACGCGCGCCTTGCAGCCAGTGTTTGAGGGCAGCCGTCAGTCCGTCACGTTCGGCCAGCCATAACGCCCGGCGCTGAATGCGGCTCGGCAGATCGCCGCCGGCCGTGCGCGCCAGTCGGTTGGCTTCCAGATCTTCCAGGGGGCCTGCGTGTTCTTCGCGCAGGCGCACGGTCTCGGTCAGCCAGAGGTTTTGCAGTGGAGTCAGTTCAGTCACGCGGCGTCCCGTCGCTTAAATGAGCGCTGAGCATAACCGCTGTGGCGCTTATCGGGGTAAGCGCGGCTCTGGTATCCTCGCCGGCATGACTAAATCACTCCCCCTCAGCCTGATCGCAGCCCTCGGTGAAAACCGCGTGATCGGCGTCGACAACAGCATGCCCTGGCACCTGCCGGGGGACTTCAAATACTTCAAGGCCACGACCTTGGGCAAGCCTATCATCATGGGTCGCAAGACCTGGGATTCGCTCGGTCGGCCATTGCCGGGGCGCTTGAACATTGTGGTCAGTCGTCAGGCCGGTCTGGTGCTCGAAGGTGCCGAGGTGTATCCGTCGCTGGAAGCTGCCGTGGTTCGCGCCGAAGAGTGGGCGAAAGCCCAAGGCGTCGATGAGCTGATGCTGATTGGCGGTGCGCAGTTGTATGCGCAAGGGCTGGCGCAGGCGGATCGTCTGTATCTGACGCGCGTGGCGTTGAGCCCGGAAGGGGATGCGTGGTTTCCGGAGTTTGATTTGGAGCAGTGGAAGCTGGTGTCGAATGTGCCGAATCCGGCTGAGGGCGACAAACCCGCGTACAACTTTGAGATTTGGGAAAAAGCCTAAAAGCATCGCGAGCAGGCTCACTCCTACAGGGGGAACGCATTCCAATTGTAGGAGT contains these protein-coding regions:
- a CDS encoding GTPase/DUF3482 domain-containing protein, which encodes MTDARKAPLKLAVVGHTNVGKTSLLRTLTRDVGFGEVSHRPSTTRHVEGARLSVDGEPLLDLYDTPGLEDAIALLDFLERLERPGERLDGPARLARFLDGSEARQRFEQEAKVLRQLLASDAGLYVIDAREPVLAKYRDELEVLASCGKPLLPVLNFVSSANHREPDWREALARLGLHALVRFDSVAPPEDGERRLYESLALLLENARPQLERLIADQQAQRLARQQSAARLIAELLIDCAACRRSVVSEAAQEQQAISELRKAVRQREQKCVEALLKLYAFRPQDAAASDLPLLDGRWGDDLFNPETLKQLGVRVGGGIAAGAAAGAGVDLLVGGITLGAAALAGAIAGGALQTARSYGSRLLGKIKGQRELTVDDGVLRLLALRQRQLVLALDQRGHAAMDAVQVATPQDKTWREGKLPEALNKARAHPQWSSLNPHAKLNQGERQEQIEALVDRVLEL
- a CDS encoding DUF2868 domain-containing protein, which gives rise to MTELTPLQNLWLTETVRLREEHAGPLEDLEANRLARTAGGDLPSRIQRRALWLAERDGLTAALKHWLQGARLALLLMVVLACVTGAGMAFSALGDGTRAVNIFWALGTLLGVNLILLLSWAFGLLFAGEHAAALGRLWLWLSEKFARDAKAAQLPPALLVLLQRHKLNRWAIGSLVNGLWLLIMFSALSMLILMMATRQYDFIWESTLLGADFFAALTDALTVVPHALGWSAPSVDMIRVTLDTDYNRVLVRQMWAIWLVGAVLIYGVLPRLLLMLFCRWRWKHGRDRLRLELNLPGYAQLRERLMPTSERLGVNDPEPAQLHRVESGVGELVSEGALLVAIELDEQRPWPPALPKTVSNAGILDSRESRHKLLEQLSRFPPARLAIACDPRRSPDRGSLALIAELARSAGETRVWLLQAPPGEALDAERLGDWHVALQQLDLKFADCAPLNWLETGHD
- a CDS encoding dihydrofolate reductase, which translates into the protein MTKSLPLSLIAALGENRVIGVDNSMPWHLPGDFKYFKATTLGKPIIMGRKTWDSLGRPLPGRLNIVVSRQAGLVLEGAEVYPSLEAAVVRAEEWAKAQGVDELMLIGGAQLYAQGLAQADRLYLTRVALSPEGDAWFPEFDLEQWKLVSNVPNPAEGDKPAYNFEIWEKA